From a region of the Acidicapsa acidisoli genome:
- a CDS encoding beta-propeller fold lactonase family protein, whose product MPAGFRCFLPGGVVLAFSLTAMQPAIAQTTPQQSLLVLSKHDHALSIVDPATLKVIAHAPVGQDPHEVIASSDGKTAYVSIYGGGAFHVLSVIDLVGQKALPDIDLGALNGPHGLTFVGGKLWFTAEGAKAIGSYDPASGKIDWIMGTGQNRTHMIYVTADQKQIYTTNVASATVSILEKTARPPMAPPPPPKMQHGPGAANGGPGGPGLGPGMNGPPQMDWTQTVIPVGKGDEGFDVSPDGRELWTADAQDGTISIVDIPGKKVVATLPAKVFGANRLKFTTDGKLALISSLRDADLVIYDTSSRKEVKRVKIGHGAAGILMQPDGARAFISCGPDNYVAVLDLKTLEVTGHIDAGGEPDGLAWAVQQ is encoded by the coding sequence TTGCCAGCAGGATTCAGGTGTTTCCTTCCAGGCGGCGTTGTATTGGCGTTCTCACTGACGGCAATGCAACCTGCTATCGCGCAAACCACGCCGCAGCAGTCACTGCTGGTGCTTTCGAAGCACGACCACGCCCTCTCCATTGTTGACCCAGCGACCTTAAAGGTGATTGCCCACGCACCCGTGGGACAGGATCCCCACGAAGTCATCGCCTCTTCGGATGGTAAGACGGCATACGTTTCGATTTATGGCGGAGGCGCATTTCATGTGCTCTCCGTGATCGACCTTGTAGGTCAGAAGGCGCTGCCGGATATTGATCTGGGCGCGTTGAATGGGCCGCACGGCCTGACATTTGTTGGCGGGAAGCTGTGGTTTACGGCGGAGGGCGCTAAGGCTATCGGGAGCTACGACCCTGCTTCCGGCAAGATTGACTGGATCATGGGTACCGGCCAGAATCGGACGCACATGATCTATGTCACGGCGGATCAGAAGCAGATTTACACCACCAACGTCGCCTCGGCCACGGTCAGCATTCTGGAGAAGACTGCCCGTCCGCCGATGGCTCCGCCTCCGCCGCCGAAGATGCAGCATGGGCCGGGCGCCGCGAATGGTGGACCGGGAGGACCTGGACTTGGGCCTGGAATGAACGGGCCGCCTCAGATGGACTGGACTCAGACCGTCATTCCGGTCGGCAAGGGTGATGAGGGTTTCGATGTTTCGCCGGATGGGCGCGAGCTTTGGACTGCGGACGCGCAGGATGGCACGATCTCCATCGTAGATATTCCAGGCAAGAAGGTTGTGGCGACGCTGCCTGCCAAAGTCTTCGGCGCCAACCGGCTCAAATTCACCACGGATGGCAAGCTTGCGCTTATCTCCAGCCTCAGAGACGCGGATCTCGTCATTTACGACACGTCCAGCCGAAAAGAGGTGAAACGCGTGAAGATCGGCCACGGTGCGGCGGGGATCCTAATGCAGCCGGATGGGGCACGGGCGTTCATTTCCTGCGGGCCGGACAACTATGTCGCGGTGCTGGATCTGAAGACGCTCGAAGTCACCGGCCACATTGATGCTGGCGGCGAACCGGATGGGCTGGCATGGGCGGTGCAGCAGTAG
- a CDS encoding ArsR/SmtB family transcription factor: MPDNIHRIFHALGDPTRRALVERLSEAPVTVSQLAEPLAMTLAAVVQHLQILEESGLVRTEKVGRVRTCRIEPKGFSVMEQWIRDRRTTWERRFDRLGEFLAETVESPDE, from the coding sequence GTGCCCGACAACATCCACCGCATCTTCCATGCGCTCGGCGACCCCACGCGCCGGGCGCTGGTAGAGAGGCTGAGCGAAGCGCCGGTCACCGTGTCGCAATTAGCCGAGCCGCTGGCCATGACGCTGGCGGCCGTGGTGCAACATTTGCAGATTCTTGAAGAAAGCGGGCTTGTGCGCACCGAAAAAGTTGGCCGCGTGCGCACCTGTCGAATCGAACCGAAAGGATTTTCTGTGATGGAACAATGGATTCGGGACCGCCGCACAACATGGGAGCGCCGATTCGACCGGCTGGGCGAATTCCTCGCCGAGACAGTTGAGTCGCCAGACGAATAG